One genomic region from Tachysurus fulvidraco isolate hzauxx_2018 chromosome 14, HZAU_PFXX_2.0, whole genome shotgun sequence encodes:
- the slc12a5b gene encoding solute carrier family 12 member 5b yields MLNNLTDCEEGDGGTNNQGDGNPKESSPFINSSSSIDIEKSQQYDSKHMALFEEEMDTSPMVSSLLSSLANYSNLTQGSKEHEEAENNEESRKKTVQAPRMGTVMGVYLPCMQNILGVILFLRMTWLVGVGGVLGTFFIVFMCCSTTMLTAISMSAIATNGVVPAGGSYYMISRSLGPEFGGAVGICFYLGTTFAGAMYILGCIEILLVYIAPHAAIFKMEGLDGPEAEAAMLNNMRVYGSIVLSLMSLVVFVGVKYVNKLALVFLACVILSILAVYAGVIKSSFDPPDFPICVLGDRTLVSKGFDICAKTIETGNATVTTKLWRLFCDSEFLNATCDEYFTKNNVSEVQGIPGVTSGIMAENLFSSFMKKNDFLVKRGIPAAPEPDAPITNSNHYVLADITSFFTLLVGIYFPSVTGIMAGSNRSGDLQDAQKSIPIGTILAISTTSAIYMSSVILFGACVEGVVLRDKFGEGVNGNLVIGTLAWPSPWVIVFGSFFSTCGAGLQSLTGAPRLLQAIARDGIIPFLRVFGHGKANGEPTWALLMTTTICEIGILIASLDAVAPILSMFFLMCYMFVNLACALQTLLRTPNWRPRFKFYHWALSFLGMSLCLSLMFICSWYYAIVAMVIAGCIYKYIEFCGAEKEWGDGIRGISLSAARYALMRLEEGPPHTKNWRPQIMVLVGLDGEQNVEQPRLLSLTNQLKAGKGLTIVGACIEGTFLNNHEKAQKAEQSLRKLMETEKVKGFSQVVISSNLREATSHLIQAGGLGGLRHNTLVINYPKNWKQHEDHHQLRNFIEVVRETTAAHLALLVPKNIAAYPSNGERFTEGHIDVWWIVHDGGMLMLLPFLLRQHKVWRKCKMRIFTVAQMDDNSIQMKKDLITFLYHLRLDAEVEVVEMHDSDISAYTYEKTLVMEQRSQILKEMHLTKNEWEREIQSITDVSRGSIRRKNPSNLHPPKNISEEPAGGSTEEKPEEEVQLIQGKNATPTPTSPVTPTPTDKGAMSPSEEVHMTWSDDLDKSKNSPVAKLETNKDMFNIKPEWENLNRFNVRRMHHAQKLNEVIVRKSQDAKLVLLNMPGPPKNRTGEENYMEFLEVLTEGLNRVLLVRGGGREVITIYS; encoded by the exons GAGATGGAAACCCCAAAGAGAGCAGCCCTTTtatcaacagcagcagcagcattgaTATTGAGAAGAGCCAGCAGTATGACAGCAAGCACATGGCCTTGTTTGAG gaggaGATGGACACGAGTCCCATGGTGTCCTCTTTGCTCAGCAGCCTTGCCAACTACTCCAACCTGACTCAAGGCAGCAAGGAGCATGAGGAGGCTGAAAATAACGAAGAGAGCCGCAAGAAAACAGTGCAG GCTCCTCGTATGGGCACGGTGATGGGTGTCTATCTGCCATGCATGCAGAACATCCTGGGTGTCATCCTCTTCCTCAGGATGACGTGGCTGGTGGGGGTCGGAGGCGTCCTGGGAACCTTTTTCATCGTCTTCATGTGCTGCTCTACG aCTATGCTGACTGCCATTTCAATGAGTGCAATTGCTACAAATGGAGTAGTGCCAG CTGGTGGTTCGTATTATATGATCTCCCGCTCACTGGGGCCGGAGTTTGGTGGAGCAGTGGGCATCTGTTTCTACCTGGGAACGACATTCGCGGGAGCCATGTATATACTCGGCTGCATCGAGATTCTCTTG GTCTACATAGCTCCACATGCAGCCATATTTAAGATGGAAGGTCTGGACGGCCCCGAAGCCGAAGCCGCGATGCTCAACAACATGCGTGTGTACGGCAGCATCGTTCTCTCCCTCATGTCTCTGGTGGTGTTTGTTGGCGTAAAGTATGTGAACAAGCTGGCGCTTGTTTTCCTCGCCTGCGTCATCCTGTCCATTCTGGCTGTTTATGCAGGAGTGATCAAAAGCTCATTTGACCCTCCAGACTTCCC GATATGTGTGCTCGGTGATCGGACTTTGGTATCTAAAGGCTTTGATATCTGTGCAAAAACCATTGAGACGGGCAATGCTACAGTTACCACCAAACTCTGGAGATTGTTCTGTGACTCTGAGTTCCTCAATGCCACCTGTGATGAATATTTCACCAAAAACAACGTTTCTGAGGTGCAGGGCATTCCCGGCGTCACCAGTGGCATCATGGCAG AGAATCTCTTTAGCAGCTTTATGAAGAAAAACGACTTCTTAGTGAAGCGAGGGATTCCTGCCGCGCCCGAACCCGACGCTCCAATAACCAACAGTAACCACTACGTACTAGCAGATATCACCAGCTTCTTCACCCTGCTGGTGGGCATCTATTTCCCCTCAGTCACAG GTATCATGGCTGGATCCAACCGTTCTGGTGACCTGCAGGACGCTCAGAAGTCCATCCCCATCGGCACCATCCTGGCCATCTCCACCACCTCTGCCATAT ACATGTCCTCTGTTATTCTGTTCGGGGCCTGTGTAGAAGGAGTAGTGCTGAGAGACAA ATTTGGTGAGGGGGTCAATGGGAATCTGGTCATTGGTACACTTGCATGGCCTTCCCCTTGGGTCATTGTATTTGGTTCATTCTTCTCTACCTGCGGGGCGGGGCTTCAGAGTTTGACAGGGGCGCCTCGTCTCTTACAGGCCATTGCACGAGACGGGATTATCCCCTTCCTCAGG GTGTTCGGTCATGGGAAGGCTAACGGTGAGCCCACATGGGCTCTACTTATGACCACCACCATATGTGAGATTGGTATCCTTATTGCCTCTCTGGATGCTGTCGCCCCCATCCTCTCCAT GTTCTTCTTGATGTGTTACATGTTTGTGAACCTGGCCTGTGCTCTGCAGACACTCCTCAGAACGCCCAACTGGAGGCCACGCTTCAAATTCTACCACTG GGCTCTGTCTTTTCTGGGTATGAGCTTGTGTCTTTCCCTGATGTTTATCTGCTCCTGGTACTATGCCATCGTGGCCATGGTCATTGCTGGGTGCATCTACAAATACATCGAGTTCTGTGG GGCGGAGAAAGAGTGGGGTGATGGTATACGTGGCATATCTCTCAGTGCTGCTCGTTACGCTCTGATGAGGCTGGAGGAAGGACCACCACACACCAAAAACTGGAG GCCTCAGATCATGGTTCTGGTTGGTTTGGATGGCGAACAGAACGTGGAGCAGCCACGCCTCCTctcactgaccaatcagctgAAGGCAGGTAAAGGCTTGACCATTGTGGGAGCCTGTATTGAGGGCACATTCCTTAACAACCACGAAAAAGCACAGAAAGCAGAACAG TCTCTGAGGAAGCTGATGGAGACGGAGAAGGTAAAGGGCTTCAGTCAGGTGGTGATCTCCTCCAACCTGCGCGAGGCCACCTCTCATCTCATCCAAGCTGGAGGACTCGGAGGCCTGCGCCACAACACGCTGGTCATCAATTATCCCAAGAACTGGAAGCAGCACGAGGACCATCATCAGCTAAGGAATTTTATTG agGTTGTGCGGGAGACCACTGCGGCTCACTTGGCTCTTCTGGTGCCAAAGAACATTGCTGCGTATCCATCTAACGGTGAGCGCTTCACTGAGGGCCACATCGACGTCTGGTGGATTGTCCATGATGGAGGAATGCTTATGCTCCTGCCTTTCTTGCTGCGACAGCACAAG gtttggAGGAAGTGCAAAATGCGCATCTTTACTGTGGCTCAGATGGATGACAACAGCATTCAGATGAAGAAAGACCTGATAACCTTCCTCTATCACCTGCGACTCGACGCcgaggtggaggtggtggaaaTG CATGACAGTGATATCTCAGCTTACACCTATGAGAAGACTCTGGTAATGGAGCAGAGGTCACAGATCCTTAAAGAGATGCACCTTACCAAAAACgagtgggagagagag ATTCAGAGCATCACAGACGTGTCCCGTGGCTCCATCCGCCGAAAAAACCCATCGAACCTTCATCCACCCAAAAACATTAGTGAGGAGCCTGCAGGGGGCAGCACTGAGGAGAAACCAGAGGAAGAG GTACAGCTCATCCAAGGTAAGAACGCCACACCCACCCCGACAAGCCCCGTCACTCCGACTCCTACGGACAAAGGTGCCATGAGCCCTAGCGAGGAGGTGCATATGACCTGGAGCGATGACTTAGACAAGTCCAAGAATTCACCTGTGGCTAAATTGGAGACCAATAAAGACATGTTTAACATAAAACC GGAATGGGAAAACCT GAACCGGTTCAACGTGAGGCGCATGCACCACGCGCAGAAGCTTAATGAAGTGATTGTGAGAAAGTCGCAAGATGCTAAGCTAGTCCTGCTGAACATGCCTGGGCCTCCCAAAAACCGCACTGGTGAAGAGAACT